Proteins encoded together in one Phyllostomus discolor isolate MPI-MPIP mPhyDis1 chromosome 6, mPhyDis1.pri.v3, whole genome shotgun sequence window:
- the LOC114498834 gene encoding upstream-binding factor 1-like protein 1, whose protein sequence is MASSNGQDQWPKEDIEMLLDLLEDNLPPNDNNTFKATQSQMDWQKVAFKDYSGEMCKLKWLEISNKIRKLRTLTEIVLETKEHLKQSYKRKTLKNHPHLPKRPLTAYFRFFMENRAQYSQMYPELNNLELTKVLSKKYKDLPEQMKLKYIQDFQKEKEEFEEKLAQFRKDHPDLVQNPKTSVVPKRRPTKAQKKFQENVEKVKSPSENYFSGKIKFHGEPKKPPMNEYHKFHQDLWSSRELQDLPPRERMVEIGRRWQRVPLSQKQHYKKQAEELQKQYKVDLDHWLKSLSPEEYTAYRERTYTKRKNMNVNGGPDAKIIRTDVLCPSATALQEGLCKEEQGLQAPETESSGTRGDHSHASRTSENNQEGGERAESSSTSDSSSGEEDEDCEDSSCSSCSSGVTSDSDSN, encoded by the coding sequence ATGGCATCAAGTAATGGCCAAGACCAATGGCCCAAAGAAGACATTGAGATGTTGCTGGACCTCCTAGAGGATAATCTCCCACCCAATGACAATAACACATTCAAAGCAACCCAGTCACAGATGGACTGGCAAAAAGTAGCTTTTAAAGATTATTCTGGAGAAATGTGCAAGCTCAAGTGGTTagaaatttctaataaaataagaaagcttCGTACTTTGACAGAAATAGTTCTGGAAACTAAGGAACATCTCAAACAGTCTTACAAAAGGAAAACACTCAAGAATCACCCCCACCTACCCAAGAGGCCCCTGACTGCTTACTTCCGCTTCTTCATGGAGAACAGGGCCCAGTACTCCCAAATGTACCCTGAGCTGAACAACCTGGAGCTGACCAAGGTCCTCTCTAAGAAATACAAGGACCTCCCAGAACAGATGAAACTCAAATACATTCAAGacttccagaaagagaaagaggagtttGAGGAGAAACTGGCTCAGTTTAGGAAGGACCACCCTGATCTAGTCCAGAACCCCAAGACTTCTGTTGTGCCTAAAAGGAGACCAACCAAAGCCCaaaagaaatttcaggaaaatgtggaaaaagtgaaatctccctcagaaaactatttttctgGGAAGATAAAATTCCATGGAGAGCCCAAGAAGCCCCCAATGAATGAATACCACAAGTTCCACCAGGATTTGTGGTCAAGTAGGGAGCTGCAAGACCTGCCCCCAAGGGAGCGCATGGTGGAGATTGGCAGACGCTGGCAGCGAGTCCCACTGAGCCAGAAGCAGCATTACAAGAAGCAGGCCGAGGAGCTGCAGAAACAGTACAAGGTGGACCTGGATCACTGGCTCAAGAGTCTGTCCCCTGAAGAATACACTGCTTACAGAGAGAGAACCTATACTAAGCGTAAGAACATGAACGTGAATGGAGGCCCGGATGCCAAGATCATCAGGACAGATGTGCTCTGTCCTTCAGCAACGGCTCTGCAAGAAGGGCTCTGCAAGGAGGAACAGGGGCTGCAGGCTCCAGAGACAGAATCATCAGGGACTAGAGGGGACCATTCTCATGCCTCACGCACATCAGAAAACAATCAGGAAGGTGGGGAAAGGGCAGAAAGCAGTAGCACCTCAGACTCCAGCAGTGGGGAAGAAGATGAAGACTGTGAGGACAGCAGCTGCAGCTCATGTTCCTCAGGGGTGACCTCTGACTCAGACTCAAACTGA